The proteins below come from a single Hemitrygon akajei unplaced genomic scaffold, sHemAka1.3 Scf000041, whole genome shotgun sequence genomic window:
- the LOC140720376 gene encoding NACHT, LRR and PYD domains-containing protein 3-like — translation MSTGGKLNRAWRVLKRFIPGSSSKEDDRDTGSKVPKQGQIESNVPMESGPATVELEQIQPRDSGVRGTDQDPRTGTSETTACQLGSSLNTELTTPQQGAGPEFTISELLAEGGEYRLYQLTKFYRDRLKQAIEEKVERLGWMLTKEGHFSREENEKVTELTEKGNRTESSRLFLSLVMVKGSRARRAMWESFVTWRTELPKLDRILREIQELGPDPLEFMNIAQGLSELSLHLIDVQQKHKETLRAQTETLRVNTILMREKVKVFQLVDRYAELTVISTVRDRRLVEHELLSRGRHHEELREEHLRRNLEKIRTDQLFQSSFSRSKSKSVISAAVAGVPGIGKTTMVQKIVYDWATGKIYQQFQFVFNFKFRDLNSTNCRINLKELILDQYPYFGNILREVWKNPEGLLFIFDGLDEFNDKIDFSDSQRDTGPQYTCTDPEFKCKVSDIVYSLIQHKLLSGCSVLVTTRPTVLHLLEKAKISIWAEILGFVGKERKEYFFRHFEDQTVAAAVFKHVEENEILYTMSYNPSYCWILALALGPFFTQRVRDPQRVPKTITQLYSYYIYNILKNHSREIENPRDVLLRVGQMAFRGVSEKKIVFTDGDLMKRNLQPSPFLSGFLMELLEREDSAQSVVYTFPHLTIQEFVAAVAQFLISDGRDITKLLTEAHNTTDGRFDVFLRFVAGLSSPMTARGLEEFLGPFPHQTICRVIDWVKEEVTRQSGNTRNEAGKRSLLNTLHYLFESQNHGLAQATLGSVETLSFSAMTLTQIDCAVLSHVVGLCDTTKQLDLWNCHIQCQGIQRLGPRLHKCHELRLGQNELGDSGVKLVSAALRNPECKIQKLWLGDVGLTDSGVEDLVSTLGTNTSLMELDLSDNNLGDSGVKLVSAALRNPECKIQKLWLGNVGLTDTGAKDLASALSTNPSLTELNLSGNKLGDSGVKLVSAALRNPECKIQKLWLTRVSLTDSGAENLASALSANPSLTELNLSDNKLGDSGVKLVSAALRNPECEIQKLWLDKVGLTDYGAEDLVSALSTNPSLTVLNLGLNSLTDRFVPALCRLILTLPSLEWICLGSNQFSEIGGKELRCLQGVRPGLRVICEHLNV, via the exons ATGTCTACAG GTGGGAAATTAAATCGGGCATGGAGAGTACTGAAGAGGTTTATACCAGGCAGTTCATCGAAGGAAGATGATCGGGACACGGGaagcaaggtaccaaagcagggtcagattgagagcaatgTCCCAATGGAAAGCGGTCCGGCTACAGTGGAATTggagcaaattcagcccagagacagtggcgTAAGAGGCACTGATCAGGACCCCAGAACCGGCACAAGTGAAACGACCGCCTGTCAGCTCGGAAGCTCATTAAACACGGAATTGACAACTCCCCAACAAGGTGCAG GgccagagtttacaatctccgAACTCCTGGCAGAGGGGGGTgaatatcgactgtaccaactgacaaagttctacagggacagactcaaacaagcgattgaagaaaaggttgaaagactcggttggatgttgacaaaggagggacatttcagtagagaagaaaatgag aaagtcactgaactgacagagaagggaaaccggacagagagttccagactcttcctcagtttggtgatggtcaaaggctcccgggcccggagggcgatgtgggaatcctttgtgacatggaggactgagttaccgaagctggacagaatactgagggaaatacaggaactTG gtcctgatccactgGAATTTATGAACATCGCCCAAGGGTTATCTGAGTTATCCCTTCAcctgatag atgttcaacagaaacacaaggagactctgcgggcacaaactgaaacactgagagtgaacacgatcctgatgagggagaaggtgaaggttttccagctggttgatcgatacgctgagctcacggtcatttctactgttcgagatcggagactggtggaacatgagctgctgtcAAGAGGTAGACACCACGAAGAATTGAGAGAGGAACATCTCCGCAGAAAtctggaaaaaatccggactgatcagttgttccagagcagtttttcccggagtaaatccaaatctgtgatttcggcagcagtggccggagtcccagggatcgggaaaacaacaatggtacaaaagattgtttatgactgggccacagggaaaatataccaacagttccagtttgtcttcaatttcaaattccgggatttaaacagtACTAACTGTCgaataaacctgaaggaactgattctggatcagtatccttactttgggaatatcctgagagaggtctggaagaacccagagggattgctctttatatttgatggtttggatgaattcaatgacaaaattgattTTTCTGACAGTCAGAGAGACACAGGACCTCagtacacatgcacagatcctgaattcaagtgcaaggtgtctgatattgtgtatagtttaatccagcacaagctgctctcagggtgttcagtgctggtgaccacccgtcctaCTGTgctacatttattggaaaaggcgaaGATCAgtatctgggctgaaatcctgggatttgttggtaaAGAACGAAAGGAATATTTCttcaggcattttgaagatcagacggtagcagctgctgttttcaaacacgtggaagagaacgagatcctgtacaccatgagctacaacccctcctactgttggatcctcgctctggcactgggccccttcttcacacaaagagtcagggacccacagcgagttcccaagaccatcacccaactatattcctactatatttacaacatcctgaaaaaccacagccgtgagattgagaacccccgtgatgtgttactcagggttggtcagatggccttcagaggagtgtccgagaagaagattgtgtttacagatggagatttgatgaagcgcaatctgcagccttccccgTTCCTGtctgggttcctgatggagcttttggagagagaggattctgcccagagcgtggtgtacacattcccacacctcaccatccaagagtttgtagctgcagtcgcacaattcctgattTCAGATGGCAGAGATATTAcgaaactcctcactgaagctcacaacacgacagatgggcgatttgatgtatttctccgttttgttgcgggtctctcctccccaatgacagctcggggcctggaggagtttctgggtccatttcctcatcaaacaatctgccgggtgattgactgggtgaaggaggaggttacacgtcagagtggaaacacgaggaatgaagctggtaaaaggagcctcctgaacacattgcactacctgtttgagtctcagaatcatggactggctcaggccacgctgggatctgtggaaacactttcattcagtgcaATGACACTGACCCAGATTGACTGCGCAGTCCTGTCTCATGTcgtcggactctgtgatacaacaAAACAGCTCGACCTCTggaactgccacattcagtgtcaAGGAATCCAGCGGCTTGGACCCAGGCTGCACAAGTGCCatgagttgag acttgggcagaatgaactgggagattcaggagtgaaactggtgtctgcggctctgaggaacccggagtgtaaaatacagaagctgtg GCTgggggatgtcggtctcacagattctggtgtcgaggatctcgtctccactCTCGGTACAAACACATCACTGatggagctggacctgagtgataataacctgggagattcaggagtgaaactggtgtctgcggctctgaggaacccagagtgtaaaatacagaagctgtg GCTGgggaatgtcggtctcacagatacTGGTGCcaaggatctcgcctccgctctcagtacaaacccatcactgacagagctgaacctgagtggtaataaactgggagattcaggagtgaaactggtgtctgcggctctgaggaacccggagtgtaaaatacagaaactgtg gctgacccGTGtcagtctcacagattctggtgccgagaatctcgcctccgctctcagtgcaaacccatcactgacggagctgaacctgagtgataataaactgggggattcaggagtgaaactggtgtctgcggctctgaggaacccggagtgtgaaatacagaaactgtg gcttgacaaggtcggtctcacagattatggtgctgaggatctcgtctccgctctcagtacaaacccatcactgacggtgctgaaCCTGGGATTAAACTCGCTCACAGACCGATTTGTTCCAGCTCTctgccgcctcatactgaccctcccgagtctggagtggatctg CCTGGGGTCGAATCAGTTCAGTGAGATCGGGGGTAAGGAACTGAGATGTCTGCAGGGagtcagacccggactgagagtgatctgtgaacatctgaatgtatgA